TCTTTGAGCTTAATCTCTTCCTGTCCAGGGaaaattggagaagagaaaggaAAGGAGGAGCATAACAGTTGTAAGCAATTCAAGAGAAACACACACTGCTGCTCAAAGACAATTATTAAgaggaaagaaagagaaaaacagGAAAAATATCCATTTCCAGCAATAAATGCAAATCACATCGCAAAAACTTATGAGTAAGAAGCTATAATGTAAAATGTCTCGAACTTATTTCATGACTCAGTAGATTGCCTAAATGCTGGTTCATTAATTTGGGCTCAGAGTAACTACAGGGAacacaaatatctaaaaaatgTTGCACTTATAAATAGCAAATTTTCTCAAAGGAGGACTTTCTAGAACCTGGTCTACAATGTTAGTGAGAGCCTATGGAGCAACACTTGGGAGTCCAGGTaacaagaaaaatgaaagaaagaaagaaagaaattgcACTTGCAAGGACAAAAGAGCCGAACCTTGAAAGAAATATAGCGTAAATTGACATCATTAAAACGAGTAACATGTacaaaagaaaaaggatggtaaTTGTCTCTATGGGCTGTTTACTACTTTGTGAGGATAGGGGGAGGATGGGTTGATCATCAAGGTTTTACTTGTTTAAGGTTTCTGCAGCACCTATAAGCTACAAAaggattaattaatttaaactaaaatttttaGAGCAGTGGAAATCTTACACAAGCAAAGTAAATAGCTTCAGGTTGGAAAAACAGGAGGAGTTATCAGAAGTAAAAACCAGGACCAAAATAAGTTATTACCTTGACACTTGGCAGAGGCAGAGAAATGGGACAAAGTCTAAAATTTCGGCCATCCCGCAGAATGAGCACCAAGTGCTTGTCACTGAAATCGACGTCTTCAATTATGAACTCCGAGTCATCACTGAATATATTCTGCATTCTTGATGAGAAAGCTATGAGCCAAAGGTCCCATCATGAATGAATATTATGCTTTTCAGATGAAAGGTTATTCAACAAGCAGAAGGGTAGCTGGCAGTTGGCGTGGGGGGAGAGACATTTAGAAGTAAACATGATAAAAGTCTAGTACAAACTCACCTCCCACTTTCTTTTGTTCAGTGAGCAGTTAACTGGACTGCGTAGAAGATAATGGTGATCAACTAATTGTCCATTTTTAGCAGCATCAGTAAAGAGGTAAAGATACCCCTGGTGATGCTCAACAACACAGTGGGCTTGAGACTCACATTCCCACAAAGGAATCATGCCAGACAAAGGATCAGCAGCATCTATCAGAAAGATCTAAAAACTAGTCACTGACAAAAAATTAGACTAACAGCAAGTGATATAAAAAATTAGAAGGCTTGATTAAGTATCACCTTTGATGATGTAGTTGAGCATATATGTACTGTTAGAAACTGGAAATCCTTAGTATGCCTTATGTTGACATAGCCATTCTCGCTAGGCTCTTCTAAAAGCAACACATCGTTTTGTTCAGACCCAATCATACTACAGAAGATCCTGAAAGAAGAATTGGAAACAACTGAGATATCGTCCGTACGTCAGAAAGAGTCTTTTAACCAATTAAGTAAACTACCAACCTATAAGGTCTCTTACAGTGATCAGTGACAACATAAACCAATGCTTGTCCATCTTTCCCCCAAGCTATGTTTGAAACCCAATCTGCTTGGGGCTTACTACATAGTGAACCAAAATTTAAGTCTCGCACAGACAATTTAAAGCAATCGTCATCCTTATCATACATTGTGTATGCTAGATACCGGTGATCAGGGGACACTTCTGATAATTCTTCATATGCATAACCTTTAATTTAACAAAGGAAAAAGGGTTATACACCATGAGTAAAAAGAACCATAAAATCACCAACCACTACTACTGCACCAAACCTCAACTCCAAACTAGATAAGGTCGGCTATATAAGTCCAATAAACATGCCACTCCGTTTGGAAAATcaacataaaaataaagtagtaaaagaaaaaaaagtaaaacctCCAAATCTTTCAGCTTCTTCATTGTAGTCAAGAAGCTTCTGCTCAATTCTCTTCCCCGAAGTAAAATCGAAACCTGCTGAAGGAGATTTATTAGAAATGAAATCTTCATTCACCCGTGCTAACCTTCTACACAGCACTGGATACTGCTTCCCTTCTTCCACTCGCCTATAGTACAACCTGCGGCGACCAATATCCACCTCCATAGAGTAAACACAATTATCACATTTCAGAAttcaaacaacaacaatagtacaatacaacaacaaaaattgTGGGGATCTATaaccaaataaatatttcaataacataagaataacaACTACTATGTCTCAATCCTAAACTAGTTCAGGTGCTAAATGAATTCTGCTCGATTCTAACAAGGAAATGAGGCGGAAGAATACCACGGACCCCACCGAACGGGAGGTGTGGAGAGTTCATTTGACAAGCGAGAGCCCATTTCTGACTGAAGTTTGGACTGGAGGCGTTCGGTATCGGACATAACGGCTTCAGTATATTTCTCCTCTTGTTCCATGTACACATCCATATGTCGCATGGCTACTTTGTCATTGAGCTGTGACATCCAGCTGTAAGGATCCTCCCATGACTCGCCGTGATGGGTGAAAGTTACCGGCTTTTTAGGAGGTTTTGGAGGAGATGGTGGTGCTGGTGGTGGTTGAGGCTTCTGCGGCTTGTAATTTGCACAGAAGATGAAATGAATACGCGGCGTTATACGGCGGTGATTTAGCTGGTTGTGACGGATAGAGCTCAGGAGGTGGCGCATGGTGGTGGCAGGTGACGGAGAAATTGGGGTTCAGGGTTTAAGCACTATATCACCATTTCTATTTTCTATTTACTTTCTAAAATTCTTTTTGCACAAGCAGATTTTGTTAAATTGAATACAGAAAATCCAGAATGCCCTTCATTTAGTTTTGGTCAAAAAATGCTCATTTCATGATGAAATTATTACACTCTTTTAAATGTAAATTCTGAAAATCTATTCCGTAAAATATGCTCACGAAGTACTTTTTtcgtttatttttacttttttactATATTAAAATTAGATGTTCAATAATATTTATTCAATTtgaaaaatcaataaattaatttttacttgataacattaaatttaatatattcaaaaggtactatGGTAATATCATTCttattatttgttgtttcttAAGATATCTGTCAAGTTAATAGTGGACAATTATTGTTTGGCGTATGGAGTATTTgacaataaaattttgaaattcaacttcaagttaaattttgaaattttcaaaaaattgaaaaataacaaaaagatTTTTAGTTGATATCGTTCCAAATTActcataaaaatttaaaaataacttcaattttgaaagaaattaatctcttgatttatttcattaacctcaatagtttatatACACAAATATAAGAGTATAATTAagctataattaaaaaaactaaatatctctatattaggaactaaatatatacaatctgtTATAATCTAtcagaatatattttcatatattctaacaaatttgtattcatcatcaaacacaacttcaattttaaaatgtaatttgTTCACTTTGAAAACAAgactattttttcaaatttcacaatAAAACATGATCAAACACCCATCAAAAcacttattattaatttttttgcaaGATGAACTCCACCTTACACTTTATTTTTAATCCTTCTTCTTCATAGAAAGACAGAACAAATATACAACAGGAAAAAATTTCACAAGAAAATCatattcaaatttcaatagACAGAAAAACAaagattgatttttttatatctaTTTATCTAATTTTTGAAGGATAGAGTGATTTGATATCTATATGGGTATGTAATCATGAAATAATTAAGGTGTTGACAATTTAAATAGTTGACTTTTGATGAAATTTAGTTTATCAAAAAGGAGGACAACGTTGAAAGGGGAAAGACTTGTCTTTAACATTTCTTCGGTTGTTTGATTTGCATGAACATTTTATGTCTAGAATACAGTACATCATAGAATAATACTGAATAAACTTCTTGAAATCTCAGAGATTAACATTCACGAAACAAGAAAACATAACAGTTCAGTTTGTCTACAGCTGAAATCTGAAGCACATAACAAACTTAAATCTCAAAAACAAATCAAACTTGTCAAAGTAAATAAACAAAGTACTAGCAAAGCTAGATGTGCTGTTAGAATTATAGTGGTCTCATGATCTCATTCTTTACACGATATATGTAAACATCTAATATAACTAGCTTTGAGTTGTGTTTTCCTCCTTGAGCAAGCTCGAATACACAAATATCAAACTCCTCCAGATTATTATCCATAACAAAATCTTCCCAACCTGACTGAATCACCAGTCCTTCCTTTCTGCAACGAATTGAGGCCGCCCACGTTCTTCTTGAAGGGATTCTCAGACTAATTGTCTCAGATTTCTTCCTCATGTTCTTCTGTGCCCATTCCTTTGGGAGCTTCTGGTATTCAACAAACAAGATTTACCAAAATTAGCTCAAAAACACAGTACTGTCTACTAAGGCTTTGGTTATTGGACTTATGACGGGTTGCTAGTATATGGTATTAATGTGAATATGTAGAGATAAATCAACAGTTGCGACATGAACATTATATACTATTATTTTAGCTAATGTTATTATAAACAGAAAAGGACTTAACTTGTATACACTGGCGATGCAAAGAATATTTACACTATCCTGTATTGTATTCTAATCTATTGTTGTCAGCTGCGGATTTAGGATTTGAATTTTCTGGGTTCTTGGTTTCTTGCAACCCTCATTTGCCACCAATGTTACTGGATTCACAATTTATTATAAGCACATATGTAACGGATATTTCAACATATATAGAGGTGCCAAGTTAAGGCTAATGGTTTAAACTTTAGAAAATACCAGTTGGCCCATGTAGACATGGATAGGCTGCATTGTCATCAGAACAGAAGGCACAGAAGATGTGTGTCTTGAGGCCagttcatgagctttcatcctctCTTTCTCCGGAACCAGGCGCCTGTTTGAAAACATAGGCCTTTTTTCCTCTGAACTACCAATTTCCCCAAATCAGAATCCAACAATGTAGATAAATTTCAAAGAATAAAAGTGCAATTGAAAGAAGAGGTAAGTAAAACTTAACCAGGTTCAACATTTATCTTGCGTGATGACATAGGTGTATACTTCCTTTTCCTATTGTCCTGCTTGGCTACCaagattttctttattttcttcccTCTACTAGCCTGAACTGAATGGAACTGATACTGTTTTCCACGTGATGATTTTCGCCCTCTTTGTATGTTATCCTCCTCATACGTAtcagcatcatcatcatcatcctcaTTTGAAGGTTCATCTTCACTACTCTGTTGCTCACTTGTATGTTCATCTGTTACTTCATCTGGATGTTTACAAGGGTTCCTATTTTTCTTGACAAAGAAGGTAGTCTCTTTTTCACAAGCACTTA
The sequence above is a segment of the Solanum dulcamara chromosome 11, daSolDulc1.2, whole genome shotgun sequence genome. Coding sequences within it:
- the LOC129874691 gene encoding uncharacterized protein LOC129874691, encoding MRHLLSSIRHNQLNHRRITPRIHFIFCANYKPQKPQPPPAPPSPPKPPKKPVTFTHHGESWEDPYSWMSQLNDKVAMRHMDVYMEQEEKYTEAVMSDTERLQSKLQSEMGSRLSNELSTPPVRWGPWLYYRRVEEGKQYPVLCRRLARVNEDFISNKSPSAGFDFTSGKRIEQKLLDYNEEAERFGGYAYEELSEVSPDHRYLAYTMYDKDDDCFKLSVRDLNFGSLCSKPQADWVSNIAWGKDGQALVYVVTDHCKRPYRIFCSMIGSEQNDVLLLEEPSENGYVNIRHTKDFQFLTVHICSTTSSKIFLIDAADPLSGMIPLWECESQAHCVVEHHQGYLYLFTDAAKNGQLVDHHYLLRSPVNCSLNKRKWENIFSDDSEFIIEDVDFSDKHLVLILRDGRNFRLCPISLPLPSVKEEIKLKELSPQFLPLPKNVSQITPGTNYDYYSSTMRFTISSPLMPDAFVDYDLSSGKWNIVQQQNLLHERTKVLYGSSSSASFIQSPRNLGSNKEVNPESHSSWNELSEFYACEVHDVMSYDGIIVPLTVVYSPKRKKQAENPGLLHGHGAYGEILDKRWRSELKSLLDRGWVIAYADARGGGGGGKKWHHDGRRTKKINSIYDYISCAKFLIEREIVQDNKLAGWGYSAGGLLVASAINSCPSLLRAAVLEVPFLDPTNTLLNPILPLTPADYDEFGYPGDITDFQAIRKYSPYDNIQKDILYPAILVTSSFNTRFGVWEAAKYVARVRECSVYDPKHPVLLNLTADIVEENRYLHCKETALEAAFLIKMMES
- the LOC129874301 gene encoding B3 domain-containing protein REM16-like, encoding MATICERSRVLEKQKYWEEFDKQHKFFKIMINDFRRRLRIPHKFVACFKNSYKLLGQKILTGPSGNTWLVEVKRTEDDDYVFCNGWEMFVKDHCLEEADLLVFKMDGFSAFDVMIFDLSACEKETTFFVKKNRNPCKHPDEVTDEHTSEQQSSEDEPSNEDDDDDADTYEEDNIQRGRKSSRGKQYQFHSVQASRGKKIKKILVAKQDNRKRKYTPMSSRKINVEPEEKRPMFSNRRLVPEKERMKAHELASRHTSSVPSVLMTMQPIHVYMGQLKLPKEWAQKNMRKKSETISLRIPSRRTWAASIRCRKEGLVIQSGWEDFVMDNNLEEFDICVFELAQGGKHNSKLVILDVYIYRVKNEIMRPL